The DNA window TGCTGGCGCTGGCGTTGGGCGTCGGCGCGAACAGCGCCGTCTTCAGCGTCGTGAATGGCGTGCTGCTCAAGCCGCCGCCGTTCGCCGAGCCCGAGCGACTGGTGGACGTGTCGAACGACTTCGGGCGCGTGGGGCGCAAGGGGCTGACGTCCTCGGTGGTGGAGTACCGCGAGTACCGGGAGCTGCCGAGCGTCTTCGAGTCCGTGGCGGCCTTCTCCGACGACGACGTGACGTTGACGGGCGTGGACACGCCGCAGCACCTGCGCGTGGTGGAGGCCACCGCGTCCTTCCTGCCGACGCTGGGCGTGGTGCCCGCGCTGGGGCGCAACTTCACGGAAGGAGAGGAGACGTCCGGCAACGACAAGGTGGTGATGCTCACGCACCAGACATGGCGGACGCACTTCTCGCAGGACGCGGGGGTGTTGGGGCGCACGCTCCAGCTCGATGGGGAGCCGTACACGGTGGTGGGCGTGTTGCCTCGTGGCGTCGCGTATCCGGCGGGCGCGGACCTCTACCGGCCCTTCGCGCCGTCCGCGGAGCTGGCGTCCGAGGAGAAGCGGGAGACGCGCTTCCTGGAGGTGCTGGCGCGGCTGAAGCCTGGCGTGACGATGGCGGCCGCGGCCAAGGACCTGGCGCGGGTGTCTCAATCGCTGGCGCAGACGCATCCCAAGTACGAGCAGGGCCGGCGCACCATCGGCCTGAAGTCGCTGGAGGACGAGGTGGTGGGCGACGTGCGCGGCACGCTGTGGCTGCTGTTGGGCGCGGTGGGCTTCGTGCTGCTGGTGGCGTGCGGCAGCGTGGCGAACCTGTTGCTCGCGCGTGCCGCGGCGCGGGAGCGGGAGGTGTCGATTCGCGCGGCGCTGGGCGCGGGGCGCGGCAGGTTGATGGCGCAGTTCCTCACGGAGAGCCTGGTGCTGTCGCTCGCGGGCGGCGCGCTGGGATTGCTCCTCGCGATGTGGGGCACGGACCTGCTGCTGGCGCTCGTGGGGGACAGCCTTCCCCGCGCGGCGGAGGTGCGGCTGGATGTTCGCTCGCTGCTGTTCACCGGTGGGCTGAGCCTGCTGTCGGGGCTGCTCTTCGGGCTGATGCCCGCGCTCCAGGCGAGCCGCGCGGACCTGAACGCGGCGATGCGTGAGGGCTCGCGAGGCACCGCGGGTGGGCGCTCGGGCCGGCTGCGCTCGGGGCTGGTGGTGGGGCAGGTGGCCTTCGCGCTGGTGCTGCTGGTGGGCGCGGGGCTCTTCGGCAAGAGCTTGCTGGCGCTCGTGACGGTGGACCCGGGCTTCCGTCCGGAAGGTGTGCTCACCGCGCAGGTGTCGCTGCCCGGCGTGAGCTACGCCACGCGGGAGCGGCAGGTGGCCTTTCATCGCGAGCTCCTGGGTCGGCTCCAGTCGCTTCCCGGAGTGGAGTCCGCGGGGCTCACCAACCTGCTGCCGCTGGGGCACTCCATGACGTTCGGCTTCGCCATCGATGGCCGGACGAAGGGGCCCGACGAGGTGTGGCCGGCGGTGCAGTTCCGCACCGTCAGCGCGGACTACCTGAACACGCTGGGCTTCAGGTTGCGGCAGGGGCGCTGGCTGGAGGAGGCGGACGGCGCGGGCGCGGCGGGCGCGGTGGTCATCAACAAGACCTTCGCGGACGCGTACTGGCCGCAGGGCAACGCGCTGGGACAGCGGCTGAAGCTCAACCGCCCCGATGGCGAGTGGACCACGGTGGTGGGCATCGTCGAGGACGCGCGGGAGTGGGCCTTGGACAAGCCCATGGTGCCCATGGCGTATTACTCGCTGGCGCAGTTGGGCGGGACGAACCTGGCGCTCGCGCTTCGCGTCAAGGCGGGCAACCCGGAGCTGTTGCGCTCGGCCGTGGAGTCGGAGCTGCGCGCGCTGGACGCGGATGTGCCGCTTTTCGGCGTGTCGCCGCTGACGCGGCTGGTGGACGAGTCCATTGGCAACCACCGGCTGGCCGCGCTGCTCATGGGCCTGTTCGCGGGCACGGCGCTGCTGCTGGCGTCACTGGGGCTGGCGGGCGTCATCGGCTACTCGGTGGCGCAGCGCACGCGGGAGATGGGCATCCGCATGGCGCTGGGCGCGGCGAAGTCGGATGTGCTGGCGCTGGTGCTGCGCCAGGGGTTGAAGCTGGCGGGCCTGGGTGTGGCGGTGGGCCTGGTGTTGTCGCTGGGCCTCGCGCACCTGCTGCGCACGCTGCTGTACGGCGTGGCGGCGTATGACGTCTGGACCTTCGTGGGAGTGGCCGCGCTGCTGGGTGGCGTGGCGCTGTTGGCGACGTGGCTGCCCGCGCGGCGGGCCACGCGCGTGGACCCCATCATCGCGTTGCGAGCGGAGTAGGCACGACATGGAGACGTTCCTTCGAGACTTGCGCTACACGTTGCGCTCGCTGCGCGCGAGCCCTGGCTTCACGCTGGTGGCGGTGCTGGCGTTGGCGCTGGGCATCGGCGCCAACAGCGCCGTCTTCAGCGTGGTGAACGGGGTGCTCCTCACGTCTCCTCCCTTCGAGGAGCCGGACCGGCTGCTGCACCTGTCCAATGACATCCAGAAGGCGAACCTGGAGGGCATCTCCGTCTCGTTTCCGGAGTACCAGGACTTCACCACCCTGCCGCGCGTGTTCAGTTCGGTGGCGGCGTTCTCCTGGCGGGACATGACGCTGACGGGCGGCGCCGCGGCGCAGCGCTTCGGCGTGGTGCATGGCACCTCCTCGATTTTCAAAACGCTGGGCATGACGCCGGTGCTGGGCCGAGGCTTCACGGAGGAGGAGGCGACCTCCGGTGCGCAGAAGGTGGTGGTGCTGACGCACAAGGCCTGGCGCACCGTCTTCCTGGAAGACCCCCAGGTGCTGGGCAAGTCCCTGCAACTCGATGGCGCGCCGTACACGGTGGTGGGCGTGTTGCCCCGGGGCGTGGCCTATCCCGAGAGCTCCGACCTCTACGTGCCTCTCGTCCTCAAGCCGGAGGACGCCACGAAGCGCACCTCCCGCTCCCTCACCGCCGTGGCGCGGATGAAGCCTGGGGTGACGCTGGAGCAGGCTCGCGCGGATTTGGACCGGGTCGCTGGGGAGATGGCGGCGCAGGAGCCTCGCTACAACGGGATTGGCTGGTCCATCCGCATCACCCGGCTGGAGGACACGGTGGTGGGGGATGTGCGCGGGACGCTGTGGCTGTTGTTGGGCGCGGTGGGCTTCGTGCTGCTGGTGGCGTGTAGCAGCGTCGCGAACTTGATGTTGGCGCGCGCGGCGGCGCGTGAGCGAGAGGTGTCCATCCGCGCGGCGCTGGGCGCGAGCCGGGGTCGGCTGGTGGCGCAGTTCCTCACGGAGAGCTTTGTCCTGTCCGTGGTCGGCGGAGGGCTGGGGCTCCTGTTCGCGCTGTGGGGCACGGACGCGCTCCTGGCCTTCGTGGGAGACGGGCTGCCTCGCGTGTCCCAGGTGCGGCTGGACCCGACGTCGGTGGTCTTCACGGTGGGCGTGTCACTGCTCACGGGCCTCGTGTTCGGCCTGGTGCCCGCGCTGCAAGCGAGCCGCGCGGACCTGAACGCGACGATGCGCGAGGGCTCGCGTGGGACGGAGGGGGGACGCTCGGGGCGGCTTCGCTCCGGCCTGGTGGTGGCGCAGGTGGCGCTGGCACTGGTGCTGCTGGTGGGCGCGGGCCTGGTGATGAAGAGCCTGCTCGCGCTGCATGAGGTCGACGAGGGCTTCACGCCGGAGGGGGTGCTGGCGGGACGCCTCGCGCTCTCGTCCACGCGCTATGCCGAGCCCGCCCGCAAGCTGGCCTTCGAGCGCGAGCTGCTGGAGCGGCTGAAGGGGCTCCCCGGCGTGGAGTCGGCGGGGCTCACCAACCTGTTGCCCTTGGGGGGCATCACCACGCGGGGACTCGAGTTCGAGAGCCGGCCCGAGACGCCGGGCGAGGTGATGCCCGCGGTGGACTTCCGGGTGGCGAGCCCGGACTACCTGCGCACGTTGAAGGCGAGGCTGCTCCAGGGCCGCCTGCACGAGACCATCGGCGAGCTGGACGCTCCCGCGGAGGTGGTCATCAACAAGACGTTCGCCGACGTGTACTGGCCGCAGGGCAACGCGCTGGGCCAGCGCATCACGTTGGAGCCCGAGAAGCGGTGGTCGACGGTGGTGGGCATCGTCGATGACCTGCGTGAGTGGGGACTCTCCACGCCCGCGCGGCCCGCGGCCTACTGGTCGCTCGCGGCGGCGCCCGGGTCCTTCCGGGGGCTGGTGGTTCGGGTGAAGTCCGGGACGCCGGAGTCGGTGCGCTCGGCGGTGGAGGCGGAGCTTCGCGCCGTGGACGCGGACATGCCGCTGTACGGTGTGACGACGCTCGCGAAGGTGGTGGATGAGTCCATCGGCTCGCGCAGCCTGCTGGCCTGGTTGATGGGCCTGTTCGCGGGGACGGCGCTGCTCCTGGCCGCGCTGGGCATCGCGGGTGTCGTCGGCTACTCCGTCACGCGCCGCACGCGGGAGATGGGCATCCGCATGGCCTTGGGTGCCGCCCGGTCGGACGTGTTGCTGCTGGTGTTGCGCCAGGGGTTGAAGCTGGTGGGCCTGGGCGTGGCCGTGGGGCTGGTGATGTCCCTGGGGCTGACGCGCTTGCTGGGGTCTCTCCTGTACGGCGTGACGGCGTATGACCCGTGGACCTTCGTGGGCGTCGCGGCGCTCTTGAGCACGGTGGCGCTGCTGGCGACGTGGCTGCCGGCACGGCGAGCCTCGCGCGTGGACCCCATCATCTCCTTGAAGGCGGAGTAGGACGGCATGGAGACGTTTCTCAGAGACTTGCGCTACACGCTGCGCTCGCTGCGCGCGAGCCCGGGCTTCACGCTGGTGGCGGTGCTCGCGCTGGCGCTGGGCATCGGGGCCAACAGCGCGATGTTCAGCGTGGTGAACGGCGTGCTGCTCACGCCTCCTCCCTACGCGGAGCCGGAGCGGTTGGTGATTCTGTCCACCGACATCCAGAGCGCGGGGCTGGAGGACGTCGGCATCTCGGTGCCGGAGTACCAGGACTTCGCCACGCTGCCGCGAGTGTTCAGCTCGGCGGCGGCGTTCACCTGGCGGGACATGACGTTGACGGGAGGCGGCGCGGCGCAGCGCTTCGGCGTGGTGCATGGCACCTCCACGTTGCTCCCGACGCTGGGCGTGACGCCGATGTTGGGCCGGGGCTTCACGGAAGAGGAGGCGAAGCCCGGCGCGCAGAAGGTGGTGGTGCTGACGCACAAGGCCTGGCGCGCGCACTTCGCGGAGGACCCGGGGGTGTTGGGCAGGACGATGCAACTGGATGGCGAGCCGTACACGGTGGTGGGCGTGTTGCCTCGCGGGGTGGCGTACCCCCTGACCGCCGAGCTCTACGTGCCCCTGGTGCCGCGCGAGGAGCTCCTCCACTCTCGCACGGACCGGCTCTTCAGCTCCCTGCTGCGGATGAAGCCCGGGGTGACGATGGAGCAGGTGCGCGCGGACGTGGCCCGCATCTCCCAGGAGATGTCGACTGGAGAGCCGCGCTACCAGGGCATTGGCTGGTCCCTCCGCATCACCCATCTGGAGGACCGGGTGGTGGGCAAGGTGCGCGGGACGCTGTGGCTGTTGTTGGGCGCGGTGGGCTTCGTGTTGCTGGTGGCGTGCAGCAGCGTCGCGAACCTGCTGCTGGCCCGCGCGGCGGCGCGTGAGCGCGAGGTGTCCATCCGCGCGGCACTGGGCGCGAGCCGAGGCCAGTTGGTGGCGCAGTTCCTCACCGAGAGCCTGGTGTTGTCCGTGGTGGGCGGCGCGTTGGGGCTGTTGCTCGCGATGTGGGGGACGGACGCGCTCCTGGCCTTCGTGGGCAACGGCTTGCCGCGTGTGTCGCAGGTGCGGTTGGACTTGACTTCGGTGGCCTTCACCGTGGGCGTGACGCTGCTCACGGGCCTCGTCTTCGGCCTCGTCCCCGCGCTGCAATCCAGCCGCGCGGACCTGAACGCGACGATGCGCGAGGGCTCGCGAGGGACGGAGAGCGGGCGCTCGGCGCGGCTGCGCTCGGGACTGGTGGTGGGGCAGGTGGCGCTGGCGCTGGTGCTGCTGGTGGGCGCGGGCCTGGTGATGAAGAGCCTGCTCGCGCTGCACGAAGTCGACGAGGGCTTCACGCCGGAGGGCGTGTTGACGGGGCGCCTCTCGCTCGCGTCCTCGCGCTACTCGGAGCCGTCCCACAAG is part of the Myxococcus landrumus genome and encodes:
- a CDS encoding ABC transporter permease; the encoded protein is METFLRDLRYTLRSLRASPGFTLVAVLALALGIGANSAVFSVVNGVLLTSPPFEEPDRLLHLSNDIQKANLEGISVSFPEYQDFTTLPRVFSSVAAFSWRDMTLTGGAAAQRFGVVHGTSSIFKTLGMTPVLGRGFTEEEATSGAQKVVVLTHKAWRTVFLEDPQVLGKSLQLDGAPYTVVGVLPRGVAYPESSDLYVPLVLKPEDATKRTSRSLTAVARMKPGVTLEQARADLDRVAGEMAAQEPRYNGIGWSIRITRLEDTVVGDVRGTLWLLLGAVGFVLLVACSSVANLMLARAAAREREVSIRAALGASRGRLVAQFLTESFVLSVVGGGLGLLFALWGTDALLAFVGDGLPRVSQVRLDPTSVVFTVGVSLLTGLVFGLVPALQASRADLNATMREGSRGTEGGRSGRLRSGLVVAQVALALVLLVGAGLVMKSLLALHEVDEGFTPEGVLAGRLALSSTRYAEPARKLAFERELLERLKGLPGVESAGLTNLLPLGGITTRGLEFESRPETPGEVMPAVDFRVASPDYLRTLKARLLQGRLHETIGELDAPAEVVINKTFADVYWPQGNALGQRITLEPEKRWSTVVGIVDDLREWGLSTPARPAAYWSLAAAPGSFRGLVVRVKSGTPESVRSAVEAELRAVDADMPLYGVTTLAKVVDESIGSRSLLAWLMGLFAGTALLLAALGIAGVVGYSVTRRTREMGIRMALGAARSDVLLLVLRQGLKLVGLGVAVGLVMSLGLTRLLGSLLYGVTAYDPWTFVGVAALLSTVALLATWLPARRASRVDPIISLKAE
- a CDS encoding ABC transporter permease, whose protein sequence is METLLQDARYALRSLRKSPGFALVAVLALALGVGANSAVFSVVNGVLLKPPPFAEPERLVDVSNDFGRVGRKGLTSSVVEYREYRELPSVFESVAAFSDDDVTLTGVDTPQHLRVVEATASFLPTLGVVPALGRNFTEGEETSGNDKVVMLTHQTWRTHFSQDAGVLGRTLQLDGEPYTVVGVLPRGVAYPAGADLYRPFAPSAELASEEKRETRFLEVLARLKPGVTMAAAAKDLARVSQSLAQTHPKYEQGRRTIGLKSLEDEVVGDVRGTLWLLLGAVGFVLLVACGSVANLLLARAAAREREVSIRAALGAGRGRLMAQFLTESLVLSLAGGALGLLLAMWGTDLLLALVGDSLPRAAEVRLDVRSLLFTGGLSLLSGLLFGLMPALQASRADLNAAMREGSRGTAGGRSGRLRSGLVVGQVAFALVLLVGAGLFGKSLLALVTVDPGFRPEGVLTAQVSLPGVSYATRERQVAFHRELLGRLQSLPGVESAGLTNLLPLGHSMTFGFAIDGRTKGPDEVWPAVQFRTVSADYLNTLGFRLRQGRWLEEADGAGAAGAVVINKTFADAYWPQGNALGQRLKLNRPDGEWTTVVGIVEDAREWALDKPMVPMAYYSLAQLGGTNLALALRVKAGNPELLRSAVESELRALDADVPLFGVSPLTRLVDESIGNHRLAALLMGLFAGTALLLASLGLAGVIGYSVAQRTREMGIRMALGAAKSDVLALVLRQGLKLAGLGVAVGLVLSLGLAHLLRTLLYGVAAYDVWTFVGVAALLGGVALLATWLPARRATRVDPIIALRAE
- a CDS encoding ABC transporter permease, with amino-acid sequence METFLRDLRYTLRSLRASPGFTLVAVLALALGIGANSAMFSVVNGVLLTPPPYAEPERLVILSTDIQSAGLEDVGISVPEYQDFATLPRVFSSAAAFTWRDMTLTGGGAAQRFGVVHGTSTLLPTLGVTPMLGRGFTEEEAKPGAQKVVVLTHKAWRAHFAEDPGVLGRTMQLDGEPYTVVGVLPRGVAYPLTAELYVPLVPREELLHSRTDRLFSSLLRMKPGVTMEQVRADVARISQEMSTGEPRYQGIGWSLRITHLEDRVVGKVRGTLWLLLGAVGFVLLVACSSVANLLLARAAAREREVSIRAALGASRGQLVAQFLTESLVLSVVGGALGLLLAMWGTDALLAFVGNGLPRVSQVRLDLTSVAFTVGVTLLTGLVFGLVPALQSSRADLNATMREGSRGTESGRSARLRSGLVVGQVALALVLLVGAGLVMKSLLALHEVDEGFTPEGVLTGRLSLASSRYSEPSHKLAFQRDLLERLKSLPGVESVGLTDLLPLGGTASRGLEVESRPSVPGEVAPAVDFRVASPGYLRTLNVKLLQGRLHEGLGELNGPSEVVINKTFADLYWPQGNALGQRLALEPKTGWSTVVGIVDDLREWGLAVPARPAAYWSLSAIPTAYLGLAVRVKSGAPESVRSAVEAELRALDSDVPLYNVAPLSRLVDESIGSRSLSAWLMGLFAATALLLAALGIAGVVGYGVTRRTREMGIRMALGAARSDVLLLVLRQGLKLAGLGVAVGLAMSLVLARFMGAMLYGVTAYDPWTFLGVAALLSTVALLATWLPARRASSVDPIISLRSE